A genomic segment from Candidatus Zixiibacteriota bacterium encodes:
- a CDS encoding two-component regulator propeller domain-containing protein, with protein MTQIRLSIIVLSVCIVLPSACFASMNDVDMITYADFTRVNYIATSISHVYFATTEGIIRYDKSMRQWNDPLTGAEGVDNRDIQRIWCDVFNEKLYIQTSTGYLEYDILFEQWYPISELPSLNVNYAHVRPPSVMFAPPGLNYAAEGYVSDIHGRDFRFNDIVDDRAGNLWIGTWGYGPAVADAATDNIELLTFGLIQNRVDAVYDDDGVLWIGGSTLGSFRTGMTVFDTEENSFEHIETGWEIGLPAVDVNCIDGDDDFVYVGTEDGLFVYDRDDRRVARSLSGRSGLPDDYVHSVCVVGDSIFVGTASGLAMLTFKADSVTYVQPGQFSNADIYDFETTDSSIWIASSSGAFQLHYGSGRLQKLMDPHNVLFGRVFKIERYETSLWLASDGGMVRLDLQTGETTPFVSISSGSRGRPLAVNDRIAALATERGVTLYFLDREDHIYEREFTNADGLPSYWVNCLLLDGDYLWIGTDRGLTRFLWNDPDRLD; from the coding sequence ATGACCCAAATTCGTCTGTCCATAATCGTACTCAGCGTCTGTATTGTTCTCCCTTCCGCGTGCTTTGCATCGATGAACGACGTCGATATGATCACTTACGCCGATTTCACCCGCGTCAACTATATCGCGACATCCATAAGTCATGTCTATTTTGCCACCACCGAGGGCATCATCCGCTACGACAAGTCGATGCGCCAGTGGAATGATCCGCTTACCGGGGCCGAGGGAGTCGATAATCGCGATATCCAGCGCATCTGGTGTGACGTCTTCAATGAGAAGCTCTACATACAGACATCAACCGGCTACCTGGAGTACGATATCCTTTTTGAGCAATGGTACCCCATTTCCGAATTACCATCGCTCAATGTGAATTACGCCCACGTCAGACCACCATCGGTGATGTTCGCTCCGCCGGGCTTGAACTATGCGGCCGAGGGGTATGTCAGCGATATTCATGGCCGCGATTTCCGTTTCAACGATATCGTTGACGACCGGGCGGGCAACCTGTGGATTGGTACCTGGGGATACGGTCCGGCGGTGGCCGACGCCGCTACAGATAACATCGAATTGCTGACCTTCGGTCTGATTCAGAACCGGGTTGACGCTGTTTACGACGACGATGGAGTGCTGTGGATTGGCGGCTCGACGCTGGGAAGTTTTCGTACCGGGATGACCGTCTTCGATACCGAAGAAAACAGTTTCGAACACATAGAGACCGGATGGGAAATCGGTCTGCCCGCCGTGGACGTAAACTGTATCGATGGGGATGATGATTTTGTCTATGTGGGCACGGAGGACGGTCTTTTTGTGTATGACCGTGATGATCGGCGGGTGGCGCGCAGCCTTAGCGGACGTTCGGGCCTGCCGGATGACTATGTCCATAGCGTCTGCGTCGTGGGCGATTCCATCTTCGTAGGCACGGCAAGTGGACTCGCCATGCTCACCTTCAAAGCTGACTCGGTAACATATGTCCAGCCCGGTCAATTTTCCAATGCTGACATTTACGATTTCGAAACCACCGACAGCTCCATCTGGATAGCGTCGTCGAGCGGCGCCTTTCAACTCCACTATGGCAGCGGCAGACTGCAAAAACTCATGGATCCGCACAATGTTCTGTTCGGTCGCGTATTTAAAATCGAAAGGTATGAGACTTCTTTGTGGCTGGCTTCCGATGGCGGCATGGTACGTCTGGACCTGCAGACCGGGGAAACAACGCCTTTCGTTTCGATTTCGTCGGGTAGTCGCGGACGGCCTCTGGCGGTCAACGACCGGATAGCCGCGCTGGCGACCGAACGCGGCGTCACCCTGTATTTCCTCGACCGCGAGGACCATATCTACGAACGGGAGTTCACCAACGCCGACGGATTACCTTCGTATTGGGTCAACTGTCTTTTGCTCGACGGTGACTACCTGTGGATCGGCACCGACCGGGGGCTCACCCGCTTTCTCTGGAACGACCCCGACCGGCTGGATTGA
- a CDS encoding endonuclease V has product MDTKGLESHDHLSWPTTAPEAIKHQTEMAEKIEIFGNFDDLKYVAAVDTAYGKNAEVVYAAAVVFAFPEIVEIERSFRYNRVTFPYQPGLFYYREGPTMLEALARLETQPDVIIVHGHGIAHPRRCGIAGQVGVAMGKPTIGCARRLLAGTHRAVSDLKGSQQAIVIKGKEVGYAYRSKERVKPIFISPGHLCNLEQARDIVVRCLRGYRVPEPLRLAHLYANKFRRRTEAKMTRTDSNTPPQLGSPQAMR; this is encoded by the coding sequence ATGGATACAAAAGGGTTGGAATCACACGACCATCTGAGCTGGCCGACCACGGCCCCTGAGGCCATCAAGCACCAGACGGAAATGGCCGAAAAGATCGAGATATTCGGCAATTTCGATGATCTCAAATATGTCGCAGCCGTCGATACCGCCTATGGAAAAAACGCCGAAGTCGTTTATGCCGCTGCTGTGGTTTTCGCTTTCCCCGAGATTGTGGAAATTGAACGGTCTTTTCGTTACAACCGGGTGACTTTCCCTTACCAACCGGGTCTGTTTTATTACCGGGAAGGTCCCACCATGCTTGAAGCTCTGGCGCGACTTGAGACTCAACCCGATGTGATCATCGTGCACGGTCACGGCATAGCTCATCCTCGCCGCTGCGGAATCGCCGGGCAGGTAGGCGTGGCGATGGGCAAACCCACCATCGGCTGCGCCCGAAGGCTTCTGGCCGGGACTCATCGGGCGGTATCGGACTTAAAGGGAAGCCAGCAGGCGATAGTCATAAAAGGCAAAGAGGTCGGTTATGCCTACCGAAGTAAGGAACGTGTGAAGCCTATTTTCATTTCGCCGGGGCACCTTTGCAATCTCGAACAGGCGCGCGACATAGTGGTGCGATGCCTGCGCGGCTACCGCGTTCCGGAACCTCTCAGGCTCGCACATCTTTACGCGAATAAATTCAGAAGGCGCACTGAGGCGAAGATGACTCGCACCGACAGCAACACACCACCACAGCTTGGAAGTCCTCAAGCGATGAGGTGA
- a CDS encoding M20 family metallopeptidase gives MSLPETTKDMILRKAREIRARQIQWRRHLHQHPELSDQEYETTKFLKDKVRAMGLKVVPLKMKSGLIAEAHGNNPGKTVAIRTDIDALPITEKTKLPYQSKADGIMHACGHDVHMAVALGTAAVISSLKKEFDGAVRFIFQPSEEMPPGGARPMIANGALKDVSMIFALHVDPHLHTGRISLRDGVAMGAVTDFNLVIHGKGGHAARPHDAVDAIAAAAEVIDSLQKVISREIDPIKPVVMTVGKIEGGTARNAICDRVELTATARALSQDAARKLRTLIKRTAESVCKARGAKAELMFVADYPVLRNHPLANRILADNFQSLFRGHRIEQTPQVLGGEDFACYLEKVKGAMFRLGTMNVKTGANKPWHSPQFKVDEDAMYYGTALMAASALDFLRNKSR, from the coding sequence ATGAGCTTACCTGAGACAACAAAAGACATGATCCTGCGCAAGGCGCGGGAAATTCGCGCCCGGCAGATTCAATGGCGCCGCCATCTCCATCAACACCCGGAATTGTCGGATCAGGAATATGAGACCACAAAGTTCCTCAAGGATAAAGTCAGGGCGATGGGATTGAAGGTTGTCCCGCTGAAAATGAAGTCCGGCCTCATCGCCGAAGCACATGGCAACAATCCCGGCAAAACCGTGGCTATTCGAACCGATATCGACGCCCTGCCGATAACGGAGAAAACCAAACTCCCGTATCAATCGAAAGCCGACGGCATCATGCACGCCTGCGGTCACGATGTTCACATGGCGGTAGCGCTGGGAACGGCCGCGGTGATAAGTTCGCTGAAAAAGGAGTTTGACGGTGCGGTCCGGTTTATCTTTCAGCCCTCGGAAGAGATGCCGCCGGGCGGCGCCCGGCCTATGATTGCCAACGGCGCTTTGAAGGATGTTTCGATGATTTTCGCCTTACATGTCGACCCCCATTTACACACGGGTAGAATTTCGCTGCGGGACGGTGTGGCGATGGGGGCGGTGACGGATTTCAATCTCGTTATACACGGCAAAGGCGGCCACGCGGCGCGACCGCACGATGCCGTTGACGCGATCGCGGCCGCTGCCGAAGTCATAGACTCACTGCAGAAGGTTATTTCACGCGAAATCGACCCGATCAAGCCGGTCGTAATGACGGTTGGGAAGATCGAAGGCGGCACCGCTCGCAACGCCATCTGTGACCGAGTCGAACTTACCGCGACAGCGCGGGCCTTGTCGCAAGATGCTGCCAGGAAGTTACGTACGCTGATAAAGCGAACCGCCGAATCGGTTTGCAAAGCCAGAGGAGCAAAGGCAGAGCTCATGTTCGTGGCCGACTACCCGGTGCTGCGCAATCATCCGCTGGCCAACCGGATTCTGGCCGACAATTTCCAGTCTCTTTTCCGTGGGCATCGTATTGAGCAAACTCCACAGGTGCTCGGTGGAGAAGATTTCGCCTGCTACCTCGAGAAAGTCAAAGGCGCCATGTTTCGCCTTGGAACCATGAACGTCAAGACAGGCGCCAATAAACCGTGGCATTCACCCCAATTCAAAGTCGACGAAGACGCCATGTATTACGGCACGGCCCTCATGGCGGCATCGGCTCTCGATTTTTTAAGGAATAAGTCCAGATGA
- the clpP gene encoding ATP-dependent Clp endopeptidase proteolytic subunit ClpP, giving the protein MSDKITSNFLVPMVVEQTGRGERAYDIFSRLLKDRIIFIGSAIDDNVANLVIAQMLFLEAEDPEKDIFIYINSPGGSVTAGMAIYDTMQFIKPDVATTCMGIAASMGAFLLAAGTKGKRAALPNSRVMIHQPMAGTQGQVSDIIIMTEEFTKTKKRLNELLVKHTGQPLETIEKDTDRNFFMGPQEAQKYGLIDKVYESKRQEKK; this is encoded by the coding sequence ATGAGCGACAAAATCACCTCGAATTTCCTGGTACCTATGGTGGTCGAACAGACCGGCCGTGGGGAACGAGCCTACGACATCTTCTCGCGGCTGCTCAAGGACCGAATCATATTCATCGGCTCGGCCATCGATGACAACGTGGCCAACCTCGTCATAGCCCAGATGTTGTTTCTGGAGGCCGAGGATCCGGAGAAGGATATTTTTATCTACATCAACTCGCCGGGCGGTTCGGTTACGGCGGGTATGGCGATTTACGATACCATGCAGTTTATCAAACCCGATGTGGCCACTACGTGCATGGGCATCGCCGCCTCGATGGGCGCGTTCCTTCTCGCGGCCGGCACCAAGGGCAAACGCGCCGCGCTTCCCAACAGCCGCGTGATGATTCATCAGCCGATGGCGGGTACTCAAGGACAGGTGTCCGATATCATCATTATGACTGAAGAGTTCACGAAGACGAAAAAACGTCTGAACGAACTTCTCGTCAAACACACCGGGCAGCCACTCGAGACAATCGAAAAAGATACCGACCGCAACTTTTTCATGGGCCCGCAGGAGGCTCAGAAGTACGGCTTGATAGACAAGGTCTACGAGTCGAAACGGCAGGAGAAAAAATAA
- a CDS encoding carboxymuconolactone decarboxylase family protein yields MSDKVDKFKKERERLNEHILSRDNINIKRFFGIDTAVYRDGALDAKTKELLGLVASLVLRCDDCIAYHLIQSRDQGVTDEEFDEVMSVGLVVGGSITIPHIRRAYDFWKELNS; encoded by the coding sequence GTGTCAGACAAAGTCGATAAATTCAAGAAGGAACGTGAGCGGCTCAACGAGCACATTCTCTCGCGAGACAATATCAATATCAAACGGTTTTTCGGGATCGACACCGCCGTGTATCGTGATGGCGCCCTGGACGCCAAGACCAAGGAGCTGCTCGGCCTGGTAGCATCGCTGGTGCTTAGATGCGATGACTGCATCGCCTACCATCTCATCCAGTCCAGGGATCAGGGGGTGACCGACGAGGAGTTTGACGAAGTGATGTCGGTGGGGCTGGTCGTGGGAGGTTCAATCACCATACCCCACATACGACGGGCTTACGATTTCTGGAAGGAATTGAACAGCTGA
- the clpX gene encoding ATP-dependent Clp protease ATP-binding subunit ClpX, protein MPRDRDLPPTAHRCSFCGKAAGQAKRLFSGHESFICDECVELCYDLIQSAPDVKQPKEITDLPTPAEIKAFLDQYVIGQEKAKRTVAVAVYNHYKRINDQLRSGANGSSMRTDEVELEKSNILMLGPTGTGKTLIARSLAKFLKVPFTIADATVLTEAGYVGEDVENILVRLYQAANFNQPKTERGIIYIDEIDKISRKDGNPSITRDVSGEGVQQGLLKILEGTVANIPPKGGRKHPEQSFVQINTNNILFICGGAFDGLENIIARRIGKKTVGFEAEKIHINAKSDEIFEYVMPADLMNYGLIPELVGRLPVTASLQALDEKALLSILTEPKNALTKQYMRLMEMEGVKLTFEPKALKAAVKIAQERKTGARALRSILEKAMLDVMFEVPSKSDIAEVIVTEKTITDGEKPKLITTRETKKAG, encoded by the coding sequence ATGCCACGTGACCGCGACCTACCCCCCACCGCGCACCGTTGTTCGTTTTGCGGAAAGGCAGCCGGACAGGCCAAACGCCTTTTTTCCGGACACGAGTCGTTTATCTGCGACGAGTGCGTCGAACTTTGCTATGACCTGATTCAGAGCGCGCCCGATGTCAAGCAACCCAAAGAAATAACCGATCTCCCCACCCCCGCTGAAATAAAGGCCTTTCTCGACCAATATGTGATCGGTCAGGAAAAAGCCAAGCGAACTGTCGCCGTGGCGGTCTATAATCACTACAAACGTATCAACGACCAACTTCGCTCCGGCGCCAACGGGTCGTCGATGCGTACCGACGAGGTGGAGCTGGAGAAATCCAACATCCTGATGCTCGGCCCAACCGGCACCGGCAAAACACTCATTGCCCGGTCACTGGCCAAGTTCCTCAAGGTGCCTTTCACGATTGCCGACGCGACCGTGTTGACCGAAGCGGGTTATGTTGGCGAGGATGTCGAGAATATCCTTGTCCGCCTGTATCAGGCCGCCAATTTCAATCAGCCCAAGACCGAGCGGGGAATTATCTATATCGATGAAATCGACAAGATTTCGCGCAAGGACGGCAACCCGTCGATAACGCGCGATGTTTCCGGCGAGGGTGTCCAGCAGGGACTTTTGAAGATCCTCGAGGGCACGGTTGCGAACATTCCGCCCAAAGGCGGCCGCAAGCACCCCGAGCAATCGTTCGTCCAGATAAACACCAACAATATTCTGTTTATCTGCGGCGGGGCTTTCGATGGACTGGAGAATATCATTGCCCGTCGAATCGGCAAAAAAACCGTCGGTTTTGAGGCCGAGAAAATTCATATCAACGCTAAATCCGATGAGATTTTCGAATATGTCATGCCGGCCGACCTGATGAATTACGGGTTGATCCCCGAACTGGTGGGCCGTCTGCCGGTTACCGCCTCGCTTCAGGCGCTCGATGAAAAGGCCCTGTTGTCCATTTTGACCGAGCCCAAAAACGCCCTGACAAAACAGTATATGCGGCTGATGGAGATGGAGGGCGTCAAGCTGACTTTTGAACCCAAGGCGTTGAAAGCCGCTGTCAAGATAGCGCAGGAGCGCAAAACCGGCGCGAGAGCTTTGCGGTCGATTCTTGAAAAGGCGATGCTTGATGTTATGTTTGAGGTTCCGTCAAAGTCCGACATCGCCGAGGTCATTGTCACCGAGAAGACGATAACCGATGGCGAGAAGCCTAAGCTCATAACCACCCGGGAAACCAAAAAAGCCGGTTAA